The following nucleotide sequence is from Synechococcus sp. KORDI-52.
CATAACCTTTTACCGGAAAACGCTCTGAAGTTCAAGAGTCATCGCCCTCGAAGGCCTTGGTTAAGCGAAATCTCAGCCTGGACCAAATGTTGGATGTGGCTTTCAGGTCCCGTTTGGCAGCTTTCACAGCAAGCTCACGTTGGTCTTCAGTCAGCTCAAGGTGATTGACCAAGGCGTTGAAGGCGTAGAGCTCTGGTGGGTTGACTGGGAAACCCCGTTCCTCTCCACAGGCTGCAATAACCATGTAGGACAGCTTCAGGGTGAGCGGTCGCATGTTTTTGGGAATGGCTGAAGCAGCTGTCTTGAGATCCATTGCACTTGTCAACGCTTCTTGCCAAGCAGCAGGACCGCTCACACCGAAATGTTCATCCCAAAGCTGTCGAGCCATCTGCTGCTCTCGAAAAGCGACAACCCCATCAGCTCCTGCCATCAAGGCAAGAATTCTGAGCAACGCTGCCTCCTCTTTTGTTTGCATCAGGCCAAGTCCACCATCAGTGATTGTCCCCACCAAGACGAAACACTGAGTGCTGCGATGGAATTTTGTTGAGGTTTGAACCCCTCAGTGGTGGTCTTCAAATGAATCCAGATCAGTTGCAGCCGAAGACGCCGAAGCTGATCTGGCTGATGATTCCGTGGCCGGTCAGGGCTTCTGTGAGAACGCCCACCACAAAGCCGAGCATTGCAGTACGGCCGTTGAGCAATTCCGCACGTTCCAACCGCTCACTGCGGATTTGTGCGGCAGCCGCATCTTGAAACCAGTCGTTGTTGTTCGTAGAGGAAGCCATGGAACCCTTGGTTTATTAAAAAACATTAAGTTGTCAGTGACGTTTTGTAAAGCAGCCCTGCCAGCACAGCTCGCTAAGAAGCGTCAACGACTGAGGCCAAAGCCCCTGCTGTGGGTGCAAACCGGAGAAAGGTCCAATCCCCCTCAGCCATGTCAATCTCACGGAATCGAGCCAAGCCACGCCTTTCAGGCCGTCGGATGGATCAGGAGCTCCAGGGTGCCCAGGATGCCTTCATTGCATTTGAGGGGTATGCCCCTGATGGGCCGATGCTCCATTCCTCGGCATTGCAGCGGCCTGCCATTCGGGATTCAGTCACCTGGTGGGACAGGGTGATCGCCCAGGTCCGTCAACGTGTTGCTGGAATCATCTTCCGTGGTCGATGACTGACCCAATG
It contains:
- a CDS encoding chlorophyll a/b-binding protein; the encoded protein is MASSTNNNDWFQDAAAAQIRSERLERAELLNGRTAMLGFVVGVLTEALTGHGIISQISFGVFGCN